A genomic region of Candidatus Effluviviaceae Genus I sp. contains the following coding sequences:
- a CDS encoding DUF116 domain-containing protein codes for MSLGEKRLFVLVSVGGLVLLAALVSLALYLTAPRLSEFHPDLPGVIAVTALLGLAIVAVGLGLIALAVVTGRRVVFGQRVASSVVRIVFPLVRMLSAVVGLDRDAVKRSFIAVNNALVAGGALPGRDARVLLLLPHCLQAASCPHRITGGLIENCERCGQCVIAGLVDLARERRLALAVATGGTLARRVIGEVRPAAIIAVACEADLTAGIQDSYPLPVYGILNERPHGPCVDTTVDLENIRRAIGLLSRKAGGP; via the coding sequence ATGTCCCTGGGAGAGAAGAGGCTCTTCGTTCTCGTGTCCGTGGGGGGGCTCGTCCTCCTCGCCGCGCTCGTGTCGCTCGCGCTCTACCTCACGGCGCCCCGGCTCTCCGAGTTCCACCCCGATCTTCCCGGCGTCATCGCGGTGACGGCGCTACTCGGCCTGGCCATCGTGGCGGTCGGTCTCGGGCTCATCGCGCTCGCCGTGGTGACGGGGCGCCGCGTCGTCTTCGGTCAACGCGTCGCGTCGTCCGTCGTGCGCATCGTCTTCCCCCTGGTGCGGATGCTCTCCGCGGTCGTCGGCCTCGACCGCGACGCCGTGAAGCGCTCCTTCATCGCCGTCAACAACGCGCTCGTGGCAGGTGGCGCGCTCCCGGGCCGCGACGCCCGCGTGCTGCTCCTGCTTCCGCACTGCCTGCAGGCGGCCTCGTGCCCCCACCGGATCACCGGCGGGCTCATCGAGAACTGCGAGCGGTGCGGGCAGTGCGTCATCGCCGGTCTCGTGGACCTCGCCCGCGAGCGCAGGCTCGCTCTCGCGGTCGCGACCGGGGGCACGCTCGCGCGCCGCGTCATCGGCGAGGTGCGCCCGGCCGCCATCATCGCCGTCGCGTGCGAGGCGGATCTCACGGCGGGCATCCAGGACAGCTACCCGCTTCCCGTCTACGGCATCCTGAACGAGCGGCCGCACGGGCCGTGCGTCGACACGACCGTGGACCTCGAGAACATCCGGCGGGCCATCGGCCTCCTCTCCCGCAAGGCAGGCGGACCGTGA
- the rsmB gene encoding 16S rRNA (cytosine(967)-C(5))-methyltransferase RsmB, with the protein MDARRTALLALTAWESGDRTIDAVLERELESAGLDARDTALAQNLTFGVIRWKGRIDWVLDQYVKGGLRSLPLPIRNALRLGLYQIDYLDRIPPRAAVSESVNLAKRYGHAGTAGLVNAVLRNVLTSLRPDFPDIASDPVGHVSVVHSHPRVLVERWIARYGLDMTMVLCEYDNQIPRLVARGNGLACSTAALAAALRSEGRETAPGRYFPECLELTGGGDVTQLESFGNGLFQVQDESTLAAVRLLDPRPGEEIVDACAAPGGKTTYTAALMGGKGRIRAFEVSPARGEMLRSNIRRLGVGNCEIVDGEATAANAGPADAVLVDAPCTGTGTLGRRIDSRWKFDLTARERTREDVLDLERLHPRQLFATQASRQLRLLMHAADIVRPGGRIVYSTCSLEPEENEQVVERFLAKRPEFGLEAPSERVPAMFADGPFVRVLPHRHGIDGAFAARFGRAGGDGH; encoded by the coding sequence ATGGACGCGCGCCGAACGGCGCTTCTCGCGCTCACCGCGTGGGAGTCCGGCGACAGGACGATCGACGCCGTCCTCGAGCGGGAGCTCGAGAGCGCGGGGCTTGACGCGCGGGACACCGCTCTCGCGCAGAACCTGACCTTCGGCGTCATCCGGTGGAAGGGGCGGATCGACTGGGTCCTCGACCAGTACGTCAAGGGAGGGCTCCGGTCGCTTCCTCTCCCGATCCGGAACGCGCTTCGCCTCGGTCTCTACCAGATCGACTACCTCGACCGGATCCCGCCCCGCGCGGCCGTGAGCGAGTCCGTGAACCTCGCGAAGCGGTACGGGCACGCGGGCACGGCGGGGCTCGTGAACGCCGTGCTCCGCAACGTGCTGACGAGCCTTCGGCCCGACTTCCCCGACATCGCGAGCGACCCGGTCGGGCACGTGAGCGTCGTGCACTCGCACCCCCGCGTGCTCGTCGAGCGGTGGATCGCCAGGTACGGCCTCGACATGACGATGGTTCTCTGCGAGTATGACAATCAGATTCCGCGGCTCGTCGCGCGGGGGAACGGGCTTGCGTGCTCCACGGCGGCGCTCGCCGCCGCGTTGCGTTCGGAGGGCAGGGAGACCGCCCCGGGCAGGTACTTCCCCGAGTGTCTCGAGCTGACCGGCGGAGGGGACGTCACGCAGCTCGAGAGCTTCGGGAACGGGCTCTTCCAGGTTCAAGACGAGAGCACGCTGGCGGCGGTGAGGCTTCTGGATCCGAGGCCGGGCGAGGAGATCGTCGACGCGTGCGCCGCGCCCGGAGGCAAGACGACGTACACGGCGGCGCTCATGGGCGGGAAGGGGAGGATCCGGGCGTTCGAGGTGTCCCCGGCGCGGGGCGAGATGCTCCGGTCCAACATCCGGCGGCTCGGGGTCGGGAACTGCGAGATCGTGGACGGAGAAGCCACGGCGGCGAACGCCGGGCCGGCCGACGCCGTGCTCGTGGACGCTCCGTGCACCGGAACGGGCACGCTCGGACGCAGGATCGACTCGCGCTGGAAGTTCGACCTGACGGCCCGCGAGCGCACTCGCGAGGACGTTCTGGACCTTGAGCGCCTGCACCCAAGGCAGCTCTTCGCGACCCAGGCGAGCCGCCAGCTGCGGCTCCTCATGCACGCCGCGGACATCGTCCGCCCGGGCGGGCGCATCGTCTACAGCACCTGCAGCCTCGAGCCGGAGGAGAACGAGCAGGTCGTCGAGCGGTTCCTCGCCAAGCGGCCGGAGTTCGGGCTCGAGGCGCCCTCGGAGCGTGTGCCCGCCATGTTCGCCGACGGCCCGTTCGTGAGGGTCCTGCCGCACCGCCACGGGATCGACGGGGCGTTCGCGGCCAGGTTCGGGAGGGCCGGGGGGGACGGTCATTGA
- a CDS encoding PASTA domain-containing protein → MAVAASAVLAAVVCAAVITNYLVMPIIARRGDLVAAPDLVGRPLAEGQRVLAELGLNLRVADERPDPMYPGGRIVRQSMVAGSDVKRGRTMVVSVSSGLDLRTVPQLSGLPVRQAELEIVRAGLAFGGVTEVTSDRVDRGRVIGSAPGPGTSVPAGGEITVLVSLGRRRTEFAMPSLVGRDPVEATEIAEGLGLTVRTVSYGKSRRGAGLRETVILQNPPPGARVGEGDDVVLRVGRE, encoded by the coding sequence GTGGCCGTCGCCGCCAGCGCCGTCCTCGCCGCCGTCGTGTGCGCGGCGGTCATCACGAACTACCTCGTCATGCCCATCATCGCCCGTCGCGGCGATCTGGTGGCGGCCCCGGACCTGGTCGGCCGTCCGCTGGCGGAAGGACAGCGGGTCCTGGCTGAGCTGGGGCTGAACCTCCGCGTTGCCGACGAGCGTCCCGACCCGATGTACCCGGGAGGCAGGATCGTCAGGCAGTCGATGGTCGCGGGCTCGGACGTGAAGCGCGGCCGGACCATGGTGGTCAGCGTGAGCAGCGGCCTCGATCTCAGGACCGTGCCGCAGCTCTCGGGGCTCCCCGTGCGCCAGGCGGAGCTCGAGATCGTCCGGGCCGGGCTCGCGTTCGGCGGCGTGACCGAGGTCACCAGCGACCGGGTGGACAGGGGGCGGGTGATCGGCAGCGCCCCCGGGCCGGGCACGTCGGTGCCCGCGGGCGGGGAGATCACTGTCCTCGTGAGCCTCGGGCGGCGGCGCACCGAGTTCGCGATGCCGTCTCTCGTCGGCCGGGACCCGGTCGAGGCGACCGAGATCGCTGAAGGCCTGGGCCTCACGGTCCGCACGGTGAGCTACGGGAAGAGCAGGCGTGGCGCCGGGCTCCGGGAGACCGTGATCCTGCAGAACCCGCCGCCCGGGGCGAGGGTCGGGGAAGGGGACGACGTCGTCCTGCGAGTGGGTCGCGAGTGA
- the rpe gene encoding ribulose-phosphate 3-epimerase, whose product MSDRRIRISPSILAADFTRLGDEIARVAEAGADMIHIDVMDGHFVPNLTMGPFIVQAVRRVTDLPIDVHLMITDPEKYAPAFVSAGATYVAFHREAAAEPRRVIEHIRRARGKPGLALNPQNPAESIEPYLEMLDLVVVMTVNPGFAGQGFMAGVMSKVKQIAEWKRRQSLEFLIQVDGGINRSTAPVAAASGADILVAASAIFRADAPGQELKAIRQAAESALA is encoded by the coding sequence ATGAGCGACCGGAGGATCCGCATCTCGCCGTCGATCCTGGCGGCGGACTTCACGCGACTGGGCGATGAGATCGCCCGCGTCGCCGAAGCGGGCGCGGACATGATCCACATCGACGTCATGGACGGGCACTTCGTTCCGAACCTCACCATGGGGCCGTTCATCGTGCAGGCGGTGCGGCGCGTGACCGACCTTCCCATCGACGTCCACCTGATGATCACGGATCCGGAGAAGTACGCCCCCGCGTTCGTGTCGGCGGGCGCGACGTACGTCGCCTTCCATCGCGAGGCGGCCGCCGAGCCGCGGCGCGTGATCGAGCACATCCGCCGCGCGCGGGGCAAGCCCGGCCTGGCGCTCAACCCGCAGAATCCCGCCGAGTCGATCGAGCCGTACCTCGAGATGCTGGACCTCGTCGTCGTGATGACCGTGAACCCCGGGTTCGCGGGGCAGGGCTTCATGGCCGGCGTCATGTCGAAGGTCAAGCAGATCGCCGAGTGGAAGCGGCGCCAGTCGCTGGAGTTCCTCATCCAGGTGGACGGCGGCATCAACCGCTCGACGGCGCCCGTGGCCGCCGCAAGCGGGGCGGACATCCTCGTCGCCGCGTCGGCCATCTTCCGGGCGGATGCCCCCGGGCAGGAGCTCAAGGCCATCAGGCAGGCCGCCGAGAGCGCCCTCGCGTAG
- the ffh gene encoding signal recognition particle protein: protein MFDQLSARLQSAFSLLTGKGKLTEANIDEALREVRRALLEADVHFKVARSFIDGVRSRAVGQEVLRSVTPGQQVIRIVHSELVALLGGTAMPYRFASSSPALTMVVGLQGSGKTTFCAKLAQYLRARGKRPILAAADTYRPAAQDQLVQLGRGLGLPVHVGRAGDDPVAIATGALDEARRAGHDVVVLDTAGRLHVDEAMMDELERISAATKPHEILLVLDSMTGQDAVNVASEFSRRLDFTGAVLTKLDGDTRGGAAVSLAAVTGKPIRFVGVGEKLDALETFHPERMASRILGMGDVVTLVERAQEATDAEQAAKLEEKLRKQAFTLEDFRDQLGALRKMGPLDQVLAMVPGLRPGAAASVDERAVTRTGAILDSMTPRERRDPRVIDGSRRKRIARGSGTTVQDVNRVLREFDAMKQMMKRFGKLGRHGAFPLAPFGR from the coding sequence ATGTTCGACCAGCTCTCAGCGAGGCTCCAGAGCGCCTTCTCCCTGCTCACGGGGAAGGGGAAGCTCACCGAGGCCAACATCGACGAGGCGCTCCGCGAGGTGCGCCGCGCGCTGCTCGAGGCGGACGTCCACTTCAAGGTCGCCCGCTCGTTCATCGACGGCGTGCGGTCCCGCGCGGTCGGCCAGGAAGTGCTCCGGAGCGTCACGCCGGGGCAGCAGGTCATCAGGATCGTCCACTCGGAACTCGTCGCGCTTCTCGGTGGGACGGCGATGCCCTACCGGTTTGCCTCGTCGTCGCCCGCGCTCACGATGGTCGTCGGGCTTCAGGGATCGGGCAAGACGACCTTCTGCGCGAAGCTCGCGCAGTATCTTCGGGCGCGGGGGAAGAGGCCGATCCTGGCGGCCGCGGACACGTACCGCCCGGCGGCGCAGGACCAGCTCGTGCAGCTTGGGCGCGGGCTCGGCCTCCCGGTGCACGTGGGCCGTGCGGGCGACGACCCGGTGGCCATCGCGACGGGCGCGCTCGACGAGGCGCGGCGCGCGGGGCACGACGTCGTCGTGCTCGACACGGCCGGTCGGCTGCACGTCGACGAGGCGATGATGGACGAGCTCGAGCGGATCAGCGCCGCGACGAAGCCGCACGAGATCCTGCTCGTTCTGGACAGCATGACGGGTCAGGACGCCGTGAACGTCGCGTCGGAGTTCTCGCGGAGACTCGACTTCACGGGCGCCGTCCTCACGAAGCTCGACGGCGACACGCGCGGGGGCGCCGCGGTGTCGCTCGCGGCCGTCACGGGGAAGCCGATCAGGTTCGTCGGCGTCGGCGAGAAGCTGGACGCGCTCGAGACCTTCCATCCCGAGCGGATGGCCTCCCGGATCCTCGGGATGGGCGACGTCGTCACGCTCGTCGAGCGGGCGCAGGAGGCGACCGACGCCGAGCAGGCGGCGAAGCTCGAGGAGAAGCTCAGGAAGCAGGCATTCACACTCGAGGACTTCAGGGACCAGCTTGGGGCCCTCAGGAAGATGGGCCCGCTCGATCAGGTCCTGGCGATGGTTCCGGGGCTCCGACCGGGCGCCGCGGCGTCGGTGGACGAGAGGGCCGTGACGAGGACCGGGGCAATCCTCGATTCCATGACGCCCCGTGAGAGGCGGGACCCGAGGGTCATCGACGGGAGCCGCAGGAAGAGGATCGCGCGCGGGAGCGGCACGACCGTGCAGGACGTGAACCGCGTGCTGCGCGAGTTCGACGCCATGAAGCAGATGATGAAGCGGTTCGGGAAGCTCGGAAGGCACGGGGCGTTCCCGCTGGCGCCGTTCGGGCGCTGA